The following coding sequences lie in one Rutidosis leptorrhynchoides isolate AG116_Rl617_1_P2 chromosome 4, CSIRO_AGI_Rlap_v1, whole genome shotgun sequence genomic window:
- the LOC139844904 gene encoding histone-lysine N-methyltransferase ASHH1 isoform X1 — protein sequence MELEFNRIHLPEGLAPFTHITRNERSGRKQMKQKEEDIAVCECKFDFGNTQLACGDRCLNVLTNTECTPGYCPCGSYCKNQRFQKCEYVKTKLFKTEGRGWGLLADQNIKAGRFIIEYCGEVISSDEAHERSHTYEAQGLRDAYIISLDANYFIDATRKGSLGRFINHSCQPNCETRKWTVLGETRVGIFATQDISVGTELAYNYNFEWYGGVNVRCLCGAPNCSIFLGAKSQGFQEHNHVWEDGDERYTVDEFPLYDSAEDEPSDKLTKITDSTIQEASITVKTEENTAGLKNGFGNNHDSSFSESVGVGTNVKCEVEGKKEGDKLAMVVSGPKDNNTIVDFSNGSGPGPTKRSIKRSPFRKQKLSGGKQVNGKRVAQFFSSKKVQDELIKCEEERNEATVKLDSVYDEIRPTIEERERDSLDSLPINVAEKWIEASCTKMKADFDLYFAVVKNVVCPPPITSAQNPDPENAMIA from the exons ATGGAGCTTGAATTCAATAGAATCCAT TTACCTGAAGGATTGGCTCCATTCACACATATCACTCGAAATGAACGCTCAGGCCGGAA GCAGATGAAGCAAAAAGAAGAAGATATTGCTGTCTGTGAATGCAAATTTGATTTTGGAAATACTCAGCTTGCATGTGGAGACCGGTGTTTGAATGTATTGACCAATACAGAATGCACGCCTGGATATTGCCCGTGTGGCAGCTATTGCAAGAATCAG AGATTTCAAAAATGTGAATATGTAAAGACAAAGCTATTCAAGACCGAGGGCCGTGGATGGGGTCTTCTAGCTGATCAAAATATCAAG GCTGGACGGTTCATTATTGAGTATTGTGGAGAAGTAATTTCTTCAGACGAAGCACATGAAAGATCTCATACTTATGAAGCTCAAG GTTTAAGGGATGCATATATaatatctcttgatgccaattactTTATTGATGCCACAAGAAAAGGAAGTCTTGGTAGATTTATAAACCACTCGTG CCAACCGAATTGTGAGACAAGGAAGTGGACGGTTTTGGGAGAAACACGGGTCGGGATATTTGCAACCCAAGACATTTCAGTTGGAACAGAACTAGCATATAACTATAATTTTGAATGGTATGGTGGCGTTAATGTGCGCTGTCTCTGTGGGGCTCCTAATTGCTCCATCTTCCTTGGTGCAAAGTCTCAGGGTTTTCAG GAGCATAACCATGTGTGGGAAGATGGTGATGAAAG ATACACAGTTGATGAATTCCCCCTGTATGATTCTGCTGAGGATGAACCTTCAGATAAGCTTACCAAAATTACAGACTCTACTATTCAGGAAGCCTCGATAACTGTCAAAACCGAGGAGAATACTGCTGGGCTGAAGAACGGTTTCGGAAATAATCACGATTCGAGTTTTTCAGAATCGGTTGGTGTGGGGACCAATGTCAAGTGTGAAGTGGAAGGGAAGAAAGAAGGTGATAAGCTTGCTATGGTTGTTTCTGGACCCAAGGATAACAATACAATTGTGGATTTCAGCAATGGGTCGGGCCCAGGGCCTACAAAACGTTCGATTAAACGCAGCCCATTTAGAAAACAAAAGCTATCTGGTGGGAAGCAGGTCAATGGTAAACGTGTTGCTCAATTTTTTTCTTCCAAGAAAGTACAAGACGAACTCATCAAATGTGAG GAAGAACGAAATGAAGCAACTGTGAAACTTGATTCTGTGTATGATGAAATACGCCCTACAATTGAAGAACGTGAAAGAGACAGTCTCGATAGTCTTCCAATTAACGTAGCAGAAAAATGGATAGAGGCATCCTGCACAAAGATGAAAGCAGATTTCGATCTTTACTTTGCTGTTGTCAAGAATGTTGTATGCCCTCCTCCTATTACAAGTGCACAAAATCCGGATCCCGAGAATGCTATGATTGCTTAA
- the LOC139844904 gene encoding histone-lysine N-methyltransferase ASHH1 isoform X2, with protein MKQKEEDIAVCECKFDFGNTQLACGDRCLNVLTNTECTPGYCPCGSYCKNQRFQKCEYVKTKLFKTEGRGWGLLADQNIKAGRFIIEYCGEVISSDEAHERSHTYEAQGLRDAYIISLDANYFIDATRKGSLGRFINHSCQPNCETRKWTVLGETRVGIFATQDISVGTELAYNYNFEWYGGVNVRCLCGAPNCSIFLGAKSQGFQEHNHVWEDGDERYTVDEFPLYDSAEDEPSDKLTKITDSTIQEASITVKTEENTAGLKNGFGNNHDSSFSESVGVGTNVKCEVEGKKEGDKLAMVVSGPKDNNTIVDFSNGSGPGPTKRSIKRSPFRKQKLSGGKQVNGKRVAQFFSSKKVQDELIKCEEERNEATVKLDSVYDEIRPTIEERERDSLDSLPINVAEKWIEASCTKMKADFDLYFAVVKNVVCPPPITSAQNPDPENAMIA; from the exons ATGAAGCAAAAAGAAGAAGATATTGCTGTCTGTGAATGCAAATTTGATTTTGGAAATACTCAGCTTGCATGTGGAGACCGGTGTTTGAATGTATTGACCAATACAGAATGCACGCCTGGATATTGCCCGTGTGGCAGCTATTGCAAGAATCAG AGATTTCAAAAATGTGAATATGTAAAGACAAAGCTATTCAAGACCGAGGGCCGTGGATGGGGTCTTCTAGCTGATCAAAATATCAAG GCTGGACGGTTCATTATTGAGTATTGTGGAGAAGTAATTTCTTCAGACGAAGCACATGAAAGATCTCATACTTATGAAGCTCAAG GTTTAAGGGATGCATATATaatatctcttgatgccaattactTTATTGATGCCACAAGAAAAGGAAGTCTTGGTAGATTTATAAACCACTCGTG CCAACCGAATTGTGAGACAAGGAAGTGGACGGTTTTGGGAGAAACACGGGTCGGGATATTTGCAACCCAAGACATTTCAGTTGGAACAGAACTAGCATATAACTATAATTTTGAATGGTATGGTGGCGTTAATGTGCGCTGTCTCTGTGGGGCTCCTAATTGCTCCATCTTCCTTGGTGCAAAGTCTCAGGGTTTTCAG GAGCATAACCATGTGTGGGAAGATGGTGATGAAAG ATACACAGTTGATGAATTCCCCCTGTATGATTCTGCTGAGGATGAACCTTCAGATAAGCTTACCAAAATTACAGACTCTACTATTCAGGAAGCCTCGATAACTGTCAAAACCGAGGAGAATACTGCTGGGCTGAAGAACGGTTTCGGAAATAATCACGATTCGAGTTTTTCAGAATCGGTTGGTGTGGGGACCAATGTCAAGTGTGAAGTGGAAGGGAAGAAAGAAGGTGATAAGCTTGCTATGGTTGTTTCTGGACCCAAGGATAACAATACAATTGTGGATTTCAGCAATGGGTCGGGCCCAGGGCCTACAAAACGTTCGATTAAACGCAGCCCATTTAGAAAACAAAAGCTATCTGGTGGGAAGCAGGTCAATGGTAAACGTGTTGCTCAATTTTTTTCTTCCAAGAAAGTACAAGACGAACTCATCAAATGTGAG GAAGAACGAAATGAAGCAACTGTGAAACTTGATTCTGTGTATGATGAAATACGCCCTACAATTGAAGAACGTGAAAGAGACAGTCTCGATAGTCTTCCAATTAACGTAGCAGAAAAATGGATAGAGGCATCCTGCACAAAGATGAAAGCAGATTTCGATCTTTACTTTGCTGTTGTCAAGAATGTTGTATGCCCTCCTCCTATTACAAGTGCACAAAATCCGGATCCCGAGAATGCTATGATTGCTTAA